One window of Nostoc sp. C052 genomic DNA carries:
- a CDS encoding beta-1,6-N-acetylglucosaminyltransferase — MSNSPRSLIGFVLLTHRKPLQIYRLINKLNSMFNYPVIVCHHDFSKCDLSVNTLSKNVLLVRPHLQTEWASFVLVEATVQALKLMYEVPEPPDWFVLLSGADYPIKNANQILDDLNSNSYDAYIQHEKITYETYKYDLRPSILWQKKSYQRYCTKSFSFNYSKKHLAHLNLEICFEHPLLTKPFLPFSKKLACFSGSQWFCANSKAAKYIIDFHSQKNALTLYYSKLQYADESYFQTVLANSPHLKLQNDRRRYIDWSDGGSHPKTLLMEDLPNLLASSAHFARKFDIDIDSKILDELDKITS, encoded by the coding sequence ATGTCTAATTCTCCCAGGAGTTTGATAGGTTTTGTTTTACTAACTCATCGGAAACCTCTACAAATTTACAGACTAATAAATAAGTTAAATAGTATGTTTAACTATCCTGTCATTGTGTGTCATCATGATTTCTCAAAATGTGATTTATCTGTAAATACTCTATCAAAAAATGTTTTATTAGTACGCCCTCATCTACAAACAGAGTGGGCAAGTTTTGTTTTAGTAGAAGCTACAGTACAAGCACTTAAATTAATGTACGAAGTTCCAGAGCCACCAGATTGGTTTGTATTACTTAGTGGAGCAGACTATCCCATTAAAAATGCAAATCAAATATTGGATGATCTGAACTCAAATTCTTATGATGCTTATATTCAGCATGAGAAAATCACTTATGAAACTTATAAATATGATTTAAGACCGAGCATTTTATGGCAAAAAAAATCCTATCAGCGATACTGTACGAAATCGTTTTCTTTCAATTACTCAAAAAAACATTTGGCACATCTGAATCTAGAAATATGTTTTGAACATCCGTTATTAACTAAACCTTTCCTTCCTTTTTCTAAAAAACTTGCTTGCTTCAGTGGAAGTCAATGGTTTTGTGCCAATAGCAAAGCTGCTAAGTACATTATCGATTTTCACAGCCAGAAAAATGCATTAACCTTATACTACAGTAAGCTTCAGTATGCAGATGAGTCCTATTTTCAAACTGTACTTGCTAATTCACCTCATCTGAAACTGCAAAACGACCGTAGGCGCTATATTGATTGGTCAGATGGAGGCAGTCATCCTAAGACATTGCTGATGGAAGACTTGCCAAATTTGCTAGCATCATCTGCTCACTTCGCTCGAAAATTTGACATTGATATAGATAGCAAAATTCTTGATGAACTTGATAAGATTACATCCTAG
- a CDS encoding D-alanine--D-alanine ligase gives MSVLRILHLVGSAYNDFYCDLSRLYAQDCLAATAERSHYDFQIAYITPDRQWRFPPSLSREDIADTKPMTLFDAIEFITAQNIDLVLPQMFCIPGMTHYRALFDLLKIPYVGNTPDIMAIAAHKGRAKAIVEAAGVKVPRGELLRQGDVPTITPPAIVKPASSDNSLGVVLVKDVTDYNVALKQAFEYASEVIVEEFIELGREVRCGIIVKDGDLVGLPLEEYQVNSNDKPIRNFADKLKQTDDGNLDCAAKDNIKAWIVDPNDPITEKVQQVAKKCHQALGCRHYSLFDFRIDPKGEPWFLEAGLYCSFAPKSVISCMAKAAGISVNELLMTAINETLGSNQKVLQNC, from the coding sequence ATGTCAGTACTTCGTATTCTTCATTTAGTTGGGTCTGCATACAATGATTTTTACTGTGATTTGTCACGCCTTTATGCCCAAGACTGTCTCGCGGCAACGGCAGAGCGATCGCACTATGACTTTCAGATTGCCTACATCACACCCGATCGCCAATGGCGATTTCCTCCCTCACTCAGCCGTGAAGATATTGCTGATACCAAACCGATGACTCTGTTTGATGCTATAGAGTTTATAACAGCGCAAAACATTGATCTCGTGTTACCGCAAATGTTTTGTATTCCTGGAATGACTCACTACCGCGCCCTATTCGACCTGCTGAAGATTCCTTACGTAGGCAATACTCCAGATATCATGGCGATCGCAGCGCACAAAGGCAGAGCCAAAGCAATTGTCGAAGCAGCAGGGGTAAAAGTGCCTCGTGGAGAACTACTTCGCCAAGGAGACGTTCCGACAATTACACCTCCAGCGATCGTTAAACCTGCAAGTTCTGACAACTCTTTAGGGGTGGTCTTAGTCAAAGACGTTACTGATTATAATGTTGCTCTCAAACAAGCATTTGAATATGCTTCAGAGGTGATCGTAGAAGAATTCATCGAACTCGGTCGAGAAGTCAGATGCGGTATCATTGTCAAAGACGGCGACCTAGTGGGTTTACCCCTTGAAGAGTATCAAGTAAACTCCAACGATAAACCCATCCGTAACTTTGCTGATAAACTCAAACAAACGGACGATGGTAACTTAGATTGTGCTGCTAAAGATAATATCAAAGCTTGGATAGTAGACCCTAACGATCCAATTACCGAAAAGGTTCAGCAAGTAGCTAAGAAGTGTCATCAGGCTTTGGGTTGTCGTCACTACAGTTTATTTGACTTCCGCATCGACCCAAAGGGAGAACCTTGGTTTTTAGAAGCTGGGTTGTATTGTTCTTTTGCCCCCAAAAGTGTGATTTCTTGTATGGCAAAGGCCGCGGGAATCTCTGTAAATGAGTTATTAATGACAGCTATCAATGAAACCTTGGGCAGTAATCAAAAGGTGTTGCAGAATTGTTAG